AGCAGCGGGGGAGCTGCTCTGACCGCCCGTGCTGCTCTCTCCTCAGCTGACGCcatcctccccctgccccactgctCCCTGCGTAGGGGCCGTGCGGGTGTTCCTGTCAAAAATCTCTCAGAATCTCCGCTGGAAGAGTTCGTGCCAGTGATTTCGTAACTCTGAAAGGGGGACAAGGGAGAGCAGACACGGGAAGGACACCCCGTGAGTAGTGACGTGCTGGGCTCCGGCCTGGCCATCCCACTCCGTCCTGTGGCCTGAGTCAAGGCAGGAATGTGCGGGGAGTGCCAGCaggccagagcagagcagagcggggaaacaacaaagggaaaatgttgtttgtgcttgctttctgtgtgaAGCTCATTAAAAGCACTGTAATTAGAGAGGGAAGTAGTCACAGCTCatggcagggccctctggagccACCCGGTGCCACCCGTGCCcgagcagggacacccagagcagggtgcccagcaccacgtccaggcggcttctgaagggctccaaggaggagaccccacagcctctgggcagcctgtgccagggctccgtcacccacacagcacagaagtgctcctggtgctcagggggagcctcctgggggccagtttgtgcccagggcctcctgtcctggcactgggcaccactgcacACAGCCGGGCTCCGTCCTCCCTGCACCCTCCCTTGAGGGATTTATGTAGACTAATAATGCCCCCcttgagctttttcttttttatgctgagcagacccagctctctcagactcTTCTCACATCAAAGATActccaggcccttcatcatctttgtggccctccgtTGGACAGCAACACTGAATAGAAAAAGTTCAGGCCCTCATCCCCAAATTCACAGTACTGGTAACACAGGCATGTTCTCTGTTCTCTTCATAAGGAAGctgtgtgggaaaaaaaagaataaaagggtTTAACTTTCTTCCTGTGACCCTAGAACTGGAATTTCCCAGAAGCTGCTCCAATTGCAGGCTGCTAGGCAGGTGGCGAGGTGTGGGCAGGTGGCAAGGTGTGGGCAGCTGCCAGGCAGGTATGCCAGAGCATGGGGCACTTCTGGGAGTGGTTTTTGCACTCAGTTTGCACCATCCTGGCACACTCCTGTTGCGGAGTTTCAGGTCCCACCCAGACAGTTTTGGCTGCCCCTTCTGGTCTGCAGGCTGGGGCTTCCCGCAGGCAGCACCTGGAGGTACctctgcagggaggcagagcagcccaggaAGGTTTCGCAATGCATTTCCATAGAAGCAGCAAAATATAACttatcttaggaaaaaaaggagaaaaggaagaaaataaaatcttaaaaggaAGGGGATTTACAGGGCAATGATATTCATATCTCTAAACTAAGGGCTGCTATAAGATATCTCATCTGCAGTTACACATCTGGCTAAAAGGCAGCTGGCACCGCGGAGTTACATTTGCTCCTTCGGGAGCGAGCTCTGTTGTGACGGGGTTGTTGCCATGGGAAATATCAGTGTTTGTCAAAACTTTAACGCACAGTCCAGCACATCGAGGCACCCGACTTCCTCTGGCGCAGAGAAAGAAGCTGAGGACAACCGAAAATGGTGGCAAAGCGTCTGCAGAGGGGATGGGGAATTAGATCTGCTCGTTAAAAAttagagagagaaggaaatgggcAGCTGTGAGGGGAACAGAGTATCagcattgaaataaaaagccCCAATAAAAAACAGGGCAAAAGGCAACATGGTTAATTAATAGCACCATTTTcatttgacttcagtgagattAAGAGCAGGCTCACATTCACCACTGACGGTGCCCAGGGTATCAAAAGCATGCAGCTCCAGGAAAAACAGCGCTTTAttctgcaggctgctcaggCCAGCCCACTGCAATAGCAATGCGTGGAAATAACGTGGATTGATTCCTTGTTGCAGcggtgatttttatttaagtggCTCAGGAAAACCCCACCTTTCAGGAAAATTCATAGTTCGCTTTAGTGTTGGAATGGTTTCAACATGTGCTTAAAGGCCTTCAGGAGCTTGGGCCCGTGTTTCTTAGATATGCTGTGATGAAGCCAAGACAACAGTAGGCTCGATAGGCTGCTGAGGAATCCAtctccctcccagcagcagtgtTGCAAAACTAAATCCATTCAtagttttgcaaaatttcaATTGACGGTGGTGATAAATATCCTCACAGGAACactctgtttgtttgtgttttttttctttattttttattttgttacctGCTAATGCCAACAATACTTTAAGCACATACAAATTGGacgccccctttttttttctgaaagggtGTGGGTGCCGAAGGCAGCCAATTCTCATACCTTTAGCAGGTAAAAGTAACCTTACGCAGGCGAAACATCGCTTGGATTGCTCCCTAGAAATGCGCTGATTTGGgtgattttttaaagatttattagTCTAGGAAGTGTCACCGAGTACACGGCATTCACTCATTGAACGCCTACGCACTCAGAGCCTGAAGAGGTGTGCAAACAGCACTGGCTGTGCTCTCGCCTCGTGATCACCTCATCGAGAGAAACCATCTCAGATCTACCCTGCTTCTTCCCCAGATTCAGGGCTACGAGTGCTGCAGGCGGGCCGCAGGACACCTGGGGTGTGAGGTTTTCTCCTCGGCAGGTGTCCCCGAGTGTTTCCTGCGGGCACCTCTGGTCCCTCGGTGCAGGAAACCCCTCCAGCTGCCTCCACATCTGCGCTGCAAACACAGCAGTGACTCACGCCGCGGTACCTGACCCGGCTTGAAACGCTGCACATAAATACTGTCTGACGTCTCACCCACCCCAAAAAGCCCGCCcgccctgccagcagcccttcctcctttctgggAGTTTTCCCTTGCAAGAGCCTGGGAACGCGCCATCCCACAGAAGAAATTAGGATCACCTTTCAGATCTCTCTGCGCCTAGAatatgtttcctttctttcttttgcattttataaatagtccagccttcctgcagcTTTTTCCCTGGCCTGGTGACTCATCGTAGACTCATCAGACTTGTTGCTGCTCTCAAGCAGGGAATTGAACTCTCTTGCACaaatagagagaaagagatCCCACCAGCTCAGATTAACAACTATTTATGATGTTTTCCCATGGAAAGACGTGAaatgcttcctgctgctccacAGCTGGAAGGATTAGTGTTAGTATGAGCCCATGCAAGACTGAGGCGATGCCACCGAGGCCAGCTAGTCTGCGTGTCCTCGCCCTgtcccctctgcttccctctggGCGCTTGCAGACAGGAACAATTTCATTCTCCTTAGATCATTGCTGAATGTTTTTGACCCAGTTACTACACTGAGAACGTAACAGGGATGCcaagttttccatttatttcagaaaatggacAGACTTTTTTGCCAACATGATTTCCTTGTGGAACCCCACGGAGGTGAGCACAGCACCTGCCTGAGCAGCGAGTGAAGCGCTGATGGAGGCGAGCCCATGGGTTGGGGCAGGTCTTTGTCCCacggctgggagcaggaggatcCCTTCGGCCACCCTCGCCCTTATCcttttaaaatcatagaatcacagaatcattaggggtggaaaagccctccaagatcacctggcccaaccatccccctgccaccaatgtcacccactgagCTGTGTCCCTGcgcaccacgtccaacctttccttgaacacccccagggacggtgactccaccacctccctgggcaacccgtcccagtgcctgactgctctttctgagaagaaatgtctcctcatttccaaccagAACATCTAATGAACACCGATTGCTGCTGATTGAGAATTATGTCTTCACCGGGCTGACTGCACGGCTTGCGCACATAAGGCGGCAAAAATACTCCCTATTCTTCTTTTCACTTTGGGAAGTTGGGGGCTGTGCTTTTCAGATGCCTACCAGGTAATTAAGCATCAAAAgctctctttcctctccttcccaagcAGAAGTGTTTAAAACTCCTGAGCTTTCTGTTCATGGCACGCACCCAGTGCCAGGCACCTTGCAAGCGCTGCGGAGATCACAGCCTTCGCAATTAAACGCTGACAACTTGATGGAATTCAGCCCAGACTGCGTTAATGACATGATGAGCTCGTGaaggttttgttaaaaaacTAGACTTGACAAATGTTAGTTCCTCCTGAATGTGCTGTAGGCGCTCAGGAGACAGGCTGGGTGTACGCCTCGCAGGTTTCACGCAGGGTCTGGGGAACATTTAGCAGGCACCTTGATATCCACCGaaaccttcaaaataaaattaaaagagagttcaggattaaaattaaaattaaaagagagcAGGATTTTCCTTACAAGGAAGTCACGTTGCCTTCCCCAGCAGAATACAGAGGTCAGTTTAAAGTCTCACCAAAGCTGTGGCATCCTAGGCAAGGTTCTGAATTACCGATCATAATTCACGTTATCGTTACCCGATTTATATCACAACGCAGCAAGTGCTCTAGCAGGTTCAGCCTCATGGATGCAGTAAGGATAAAGGTGCCTTCAGTTCTTGCTCCTCAGGCACCGATTTGTCCTTTGGCAGAAGCAGGATGCCTTCCAGACCCCAATGCCCTGGAAAAGGCAGCGGGTCAGCGCTGCGTGGCACGCTCTACCCCCTTGGAAAGCGTATCCCAGAAACGCTCACCCCAGCCGAACGCCTCCCTCCCTGACCACAcgcttttcttcctcctgcagaaacCCCGCGGCACAGAGCAGCCCGAGCCCGTAACACTCCTCTCCCTTCATTCATCGTTCCTCCAGCCCCGATTTCGGGCTGCAACTTTTCTGACAGCTTGCGAGCGTTCCCTTGGTGACAGAAGCCTGCTGCCAAAGCAGACGAGGGGGGGGAAACGTCTATTTGCAGCAGCCGTGGCGAGCTGCCAGAGGGACACCTCACGCTCCAGGGCTCGCCGGAGACGAAAACCCTTCCTGACGGGGCGGACAGAAGGCAGAGGGGAAAATCCCCGGAGCACATCGCTGTGCGCGTGGGACAGCCGGAGGAGCCGCCCCGGTTGTCCTCGCAGGCCCCCGGCCGGCTGCCCCGTCGCGGGACCTCTCTGTTAAAGTATGCGTTAGCTCACCCGCGCAGCATCCAGGCCTGCCGCAATGGAAATTATTGTGCTCCCGACCGCGAGGGGAAAACCAGGGCTTTTTCCAGCCTTCTCGCCATCCTCTCTGCAGAGATTAACCCCGGCACAGACCGCTGGGGTAACCAGACCCCGAGCCCCCGCACCCAGAGGGAGCGATTCCACCTCCGCGTGCCGCGCAGAGCCCCGCCGGCAGCTCGCCTGGCTCTGCAGGCGTCCCCGTGTCACCGAAGGCCACCCCGTGTCACCAGAGAGCCTGGAGAGGGTGAGGAGGGTTGTGGCTATTAAAACCTCCCTCCTGCCGGTGCTGCTCCCGGACAGCTAGCGTGCAGAGAGAAATTACACACCCACGGGCAAATCCGTCGGCAGAGGCGGCCGTGGTGTGGAAATGCAGCACGAAATACAGAGTGTTCTGAGGCAAGACAGCGCACTGGGACTCCTGCTCGCGAGGTCTGTTCTGCAGAGGAGCCTGgcccctgccttccctccagGAACAAGGAGGGCACCATGACTCACGCTGTTCCTAGGCAGGGCGCTGCGTCAAACAGGAACGGTGAGGATCCCATATGGCCTATAGGAACGACAGTGAGTCAACGGCCACAGTTGTGAAATTCGGGAgtccctgcaggcaggggaggggagcggagcagGACGTGAAGCCCACGCAACCTGCGccgggcagcagctgccacctGCGCCTGGCCCCGCAGCAGGGGCTGCATTTCACTGGGGGTGAGACGGGGCAgttccaccaccaccaaaaaaccgACCTGTTTTCCACCGGTCTCATGATGGCCCACACAAAGGCATTTATTCTGAGTGCGTGGAGAAAAGGAGGGGGACGGATGAAGagtagggaggaaaaaaggttcCAAGCAGGAAGTGCAGACTTCATGTTCCGCCCCTGCTGGCTTTACAGAGCTTGTAAATCAAAGGTTAAGAGACAGACGGATTCTCGCTGGTCGGGACACGCACTGATGGACACTACGCTTTGGTTTGAGGTTAACTTCCTTGCGAGGGATAACAACGATGAAGTTCTGCTACCAAGAAAAAGGTCTGTATTAAAGAAAATTGGTTTTATTGTAAACAAAGTATAAAGTACAACATAAGAAATGTGCAAATCTTTAAGTAGTCACAAAAGAGCGTATCTAATACACTAGTTTCAAACGGTTCACTTTCTGGTATGTGTCCTCAACATAGCATGATAAAATAGAGATAGTGAAAGTTGATGCATTATTTGTCACAAAATATACAGCTTTAATTCTAGGCGGTGTCTTTACTGCCTCATATTACTCTTCAAATCGCAACTTCCTAATTTAATACAATACATAGCATATCCGTAATTCATTTTTAGTATAAGCcgtctttcaaagaaaaacacccTCAAGAAGCCTAAGGTTCTCGTTTTCCTTTCTTAATCAACCCGAGTAGTTCACACCTACATTGTTCTGAAAAGTGCACTGTATCTGCTTATGAGAAAAATGCCGTGGTGCAGCGTTTTGAGAAGGTACGAAGGAAACCGTAAGcaagacaaaagcagaagcacCGTACGATGCCCGAGGGTGACCAGTTGTAATCATCACGAGGCTTCCAAACCCCTCCAGGTGCCCACGCCGCGCCCCTTAGCGCCCACCCAAGCCCACCTCGGGCAGCAGGGTGAAGCCGGCACTACAGCCTCCCGGCGCCTGGCACCAAATCACCCGCGCGGCTGGGCCCGAGAGCGGGCAGGAGGAGAGAACTCCAACCGAGAAGAGGCGGCAGGAGTACGAACACCAGTTCGGCTTATCCGAGGCGGGTACGTGCTGCGCTGTCAAGCTGCGCCCGTACATGGCTATCGTTCTCATCTACGCTGTGCTGGAGATTCCCAACCGGTCGTTAAATCCGCGCTGGTCTCACGCATCAGCAGCGAACCGTCAGCGCCGCAGGTGTGCGGCTGACATTTAGTGCGTATGAACGATCTGCCGAATTCAGAAGGTGCACGGCGCGTGCTGCTCAGCTCTAcacctttccctttctctctcctcaccAGTGCAAAAGACGCCCGCTATTCCAGCCAGCCGCCTGCTCTCTCAGCACCACGTTTGTGGCCGAGCACAGACTGCCTTTGCCTCTCCGCCGCGCCGCCATCAGCAGCTGGCACCGGAGAACCACAGAGCTGgagcaaaagctttttttttttttcctttttttctttttaaaactggcATATCCCAGCGCCAACAGTCAATTCCGCCGCGTTCCGAGTAAGTCCTGTCACTGCGCAGCTGCCGAGGGAGGCGGCGCAGCGATGTCGTTCAGCTTGCTCACTTCCATTTGCCAGTTCGGTAACTTCTTCGCCGAGAGGTGGCGGCGGGCGTGCTTCGTCAGGTGGTCGCTCCGCATGAACCGCCGCTCGCACATCGGGCACGCAAACTTCTTCTCGCCCGTGTGCGTTCTGCGGTGACGGGACAGTTCATCAGACCGCGCAAACCTCCTCTCGCAGCCTTTCCAACTGCAGCTGAAGGGCTTTtctcctaaaaggaaaaaaaaaaagaaaaaaaataccatgaataCCAGCTGAGCAACAAACACTACTGTCTTAACAGCGtttgacttatttttaaaaaaagttttcactgCAACAGTTGAGCCGAATCCTATATAGGTACTATTTTCAGCCACGTGAAATGCAGAAGAATGTTAATAcgctatttttaaaacatgcagaCTCACTATCGTCAAGGCTAAGTAGCACAAcgggttaaaaataaaaaccctgcGGAAACTGAACCACGTGAGACGCTCTTTGTGTCTCCAAGGCCAGCTGATTGCACCGCTCAGCTCCACAGGTCTGCAGGTTACGGTGACCAAAGCACCCTGCTGAAACGCAGCCTGTAGCCACGTTAGTCCCAGCTGTAAGTGACAGAGCTCTGGTGGCGCGCTGCGAGCCCACGTGCTGACACACGTCACTTTCTGCTCCTGTGATTAAGAGCTGAGGCGTGGAGAAGTTGCCCAAAGATAACCAAGGTAGGAACCGAGTGGGGTGGACGctgctttctttcataaaaaaatccctttcaagTTTTACCTACTTCTGACAAAGGCACTCTTGTGGAGAAGCCTAACGAGGCGCGTTTAACTGCAGAAGGGCACACTCTGCGTTTGGGCAAGGCCTGGCTCCCCGTGCTCGTCACAAGCGTTACTGCCTGCCCTCTGGCATGGAGCAGGGCCAACACAAACAAGCTGCTGAATCAACTTCCCCTCCGGGGTAATTCCTAGCAGAGACCAGGCAGCATTATTACACGCACAACGGCGAAAGCAGGGTTTCATTGCTGCCCCGCAAATCATCCCACGAACAAATCCAGTAACCGTGAGAACCCCAACAAGCAGCGCACAGAGCGGCAGCTTTATAGGCTGATTTTTAACACCCAGAAAGAGCGACCAACCTGTGTGTGTTCGGACATGAGCCTTCAAATGGGAGCTCTTGAAGTAAGTTTTCCCACATCCCGGGTAGTTGCAGACGTGACTTCGTATCCTTGAAGAATCGAGAGGGGGAGTGACTTTGGCTGCAGAAGGCACGAAGCCGGGAGCAGGGGCAATAGGAGAGAGTCTGGTGCCGTTTGGACTAAGGATGGGCGCCTTCGTGCTCTGCACCACGGGCTGGGGCACGACAAACATAACGGCGCCTTTGGGAACTTGAGCACCCATGAACACCATGGGCTGGCAGAGCGCTGGCTGCTGGCTcgccgtggtgctgggcacgACGGCCGTCACCACCGAGTTGCTGGCAGGCAGCGGGACCATCTGGCAAATCACCGGCACAGGGGGGGCTCCGCTTCCTGGCACGGGGCACGGGGGTGCCACCAGCGCCGAGCACTGCGCCGCTCCGGGGACAGACTGATGCCTGCTGACCGCGGGCTTCGTCGAGGGCTCGGCGCCGCCAGCTGgttctgcagtttttccttcCGCAGCTGGCAGTTTGCCACTTTCATAACTCACTCTGCCCGGCGCCGCCGCTGAGCGCTCCGCTTCGGCGCTCTGTTTACTATCGGTTTCCCGTGAAACACCGTCCTGGTATTTCAGCACGCTGGCTGCTCTCACCGGGCAGGTTTTGTGATTGCAAAGCTGAGCATCGGCCGTATGGCGAATAACGCTGGTCGCTTGCGCCTTCAGAGGCCTgggtgctggaggcagggggGCCTCCGTGTAAGGTGCGGTGAGGGGCGGCTTGACGGCTTCAGCCAGCGACTTGCAGTGCGCTGCAGGTGGCGCTGGTGGCCCTGGGTGGACGACTTGAGACATCTCGAAGTCCGACGGGCTGTAGGGTGGAGTCAGGCACTGcggggagaagagggaaggtaAGGGGGGGGCGCGTTACCAACCTGTTCCCACACTCACCCTGAGAAAGGAGCACGCACGCACGGTATCAAAGACTTACAAATGCGGGTATCGTGTTAAAGTCTGCTGCTCCAGGAAGCAAAGTCTCGTCACTCTCTTCCGACATATCAGATGCTGGAGTTATAGGTCTCACGTCGGCGTATTTCTTGAAGTCGGACTTCCAGTTGCAACTCATAGAAATAAGGGCTTCCACAGCCTCATAATCGCTTTTTTCAGGGGTATTGTTCCAGAAATATCTAGCATCTCTCTGTTTCTCAGTCATCAtctccatttcttcctcctgtttgggtcaggggaaaaaataaccctTTAAACCTGATGGCTAAGCCTAAGCATTTAGCCAATTGTCAGAAGgctctgtaaaaacaaaacaaaacaaagcaacacgCGCCAGACAAATACGCCTGATGATGTTGGGGATATGCCTACATTTCCCTGCCCTCTTTCTCCTTTATATAATGCTGTCACGAACCTGTTTGCGGGGAAATCTGGCCATCTGGCGATTACATACCTTCTGGAGACAAAAGACCTTCCCCAAACCTTCAGCAACACCTTAAGTCACTCCACATCGCGAGCGCAGCGCCCGAAACGGTAACACCAAGTCTCCCAGCCGAACCCGAGGCACAACCCTTCCCCGCACCGCGCCCCCGCTCCCTTCCCGCGGCACCGCTCACCCAGACGCGCCTTTCCCTGAGGTGGCTCAAGCCGGGAGGGGACCGCAGGGGAGCCGGGGTAGCCGCAGCAGCTCCGGGCTCGGGTCTCCTGGGGCGGCTGAGGGGCGCGGGTGGCGCTGAGGGGACCGTGAGGcaccgcctccccccccccgccccgcggccgtTGGGGTGCGCCGAGGTGACGGTGGCGCGCGCCCAAccgccgcccccctccctcccgcccagcgccgaggccccgccccccgccgcccccatTGGCTCACCTCCCCCCCCCGCGGCGCTCCCATTGGCCGGCGGCGGGCAGAGGcgcggccggggaggggggggggccaCGCGAACAAAGCGTGATCGGCGGCTGCTCGGGCCGGGGAGCGCCGCGCGCCGACCTTTCACCCACTGCGCCCCCGCCCGCGGCAGAAAGGAGCCGGGCCCCGCCCGCAcagctccgggggggggggccagcaTCACCCCGCCGGGCTCCCGGCCCCTCAGCCCAGcgctcccccagctccccacacccccGCTCCCGCCGCGCTCACCGCTGGCCAGTGTCGGCGGCGGGAGATGCTGACAGgagccgccgcctccgccgTCCGCCCGCCACCGCCGCCCGCCGCCTTCTGCTCGCCGCTCCCCATCCCGCCGCCGGCACCCCCAGCGCCTCGCGCCGGAGAGGGGCGGGGCGATGGGCGGGACTCCCGCCGCCCGGGCCGTCCAATCAGCGCCAAAGGTGTGTGAGGCGCCGGCCAATGGGAGCGCGGCGCCCGCGCGTGATCGGCGGCTGCCCCGCGGCGTGCCCGGGGTGGTGGCGCGGCGTGCGCGCCCCCGCGGGCGGGTCCCCGCCGGCTGAGTCAGAGCCCCCCCGGCGTGACGGGAGGTCACgtggtgcgggggggggggaggggaagggagggggtgCCCTGAGGTGAAGCTGCCCTGAGGTGAGGTTACGCTGAAGTGAAGCGGGGCCGGCTAGCGGCTGCTAATTAGCCGGGCGGCGGCTAATTACCTCACGCCGCGGCGCCACACAAGGGCGGGGGCCGCCTCCCGGCCGCAGCCGTGGCGTGGGGCTCGTTTTCCTGTCAGGTtttgggtttgggggggggaagatgGCCGCGCTGCCGGCTCCTCGCGGAGCTCCCCGTCTCCCGCGGCGGTTTTCTGTCACGAAGTGTGCCGGTGCTAACGCGTCTCCCTCTCTTACGGCCGCGTCAAGGTCTGCGGGTCTGCTCTGCGGAATTCCTCTCCCCCTGTCggcaggcagggagcggggggggctggcggcggctGTTGTCCTCCCGGAACCTGCTGGGAAACCTCCCAGAACGATTTATTCCGCTGGAAGCGGAGAGTGCCGCAGGAAGAGCAGGCGGGCGGATTCTCCAGcctaaaggaaaaatgagggtattacaactaaaaaaaataaaaatgatctgAAACGCTTCTCAGTCAGTTCAGAGACTTGCTTATTGACATaagttgtatttttattctcagaaaaacaaaaaaaaaaccacttttttattgctttaattcCACAGCTTCCACTGGTATGGTTTGAATTTCTATTACTTCTCCTCATGCCGCTGCCCACATGTGCATCTGGCAGGATGCTGCCTCCAATTTCCCCCCAGCCCGTTTAGGCAAGATCCCTCTCCCCTCAGTCCTGCTGCCAAAGCTCTTACAGCAGCTCCTGCTATCTTAATACCCGTGAAAATTGTTATCGCTTAACAGCGAAATCAGTAGCTCCCATCTCCTGGGTGTATTGTGCAACCCGTGGCAGCACTGCGTTGTTACCTGCCTTTTGGCTAGGTTTTATTAAATCCCTGCCATGCTTGCAGAGAAAACCGATTGGCTTACCTGCCTTATCTAGAGGGAATTCCCAAAGGAGGATTTAATTCGGGATGATCCAAATCTTTTTCGCTAGCAGGAGCAAACAGGTGCTTACAAACGACCGCGCTGTGCCCCACACCTCCGGGTGCCTTTCGGCCAAAATccccttttgttttccctcttcaggATCTTTAGGCCTGATCTCCAGGTGAGGGCCGGGTGCTGATGGGTGGTAAAAGCCTGCCTTGCTGCCCTGGGATGCAGCCAGGGCTTGGGGCTTTTGGGGAGCGGAGAGCTGGCCGtgaggggctgggctggcttCAGAGAGCCTGGCTCTCCGCAGGCACCGCCATCCTAGCCACGTCTCGTCGCGGTGGCAGCGCTTCAAGTCCCTGGGGGCAGCCTAGGAAAAGGCAGCCCTCATAACTGGAGGGACCGAGCTGCTGCTTGGATCCCGTACCCCGCAGGAGCTCTGTCCCCACAGCGCCTCCAATCCCTTCTTAGCACACACCCCAGGTGTCCGGAGGGGGTAAAACTGTTTCACTACGAGGGCCCCCGTACATCTTGGattgctcttcccttcccctctccttcccccgcGCTGCGCGCTGCAGGGTGGGACTGTCAAAGCCACCTCTCCCAAAAATAATCTCAGCTTCAGAGGCTGGAAAATGTGACAGCTCGCTTCCCTGCGCGGAGCAGAGCGATGCGGTGGGCGTCTGaaagcagctggggctgagggggcggccggggagACACAGCTCCGAAatggcaggaggggaagggacgGCCGGGGGCACAGGCGAGAGCTCCAGCTGCACACCCTGGCATGGCTCCTACCGCTCGTGTTCGTTTATTAATGGTTGGAAAGGCGTCTCTCCACGGCAGACAGCAGCCTCAGAGCTTTGCGTATCAGATAGCTGGGGAGGTGGAGCGTGCCGTCGGCAGTAGGGCGGCTTGTCTCCCTTTTCGTCTCCTGTAACTTCTTTACTCTTCCTTTTCATGCCCCATTTTCCCCGCACATCCTACCCTTAGGAAAAGCCCACGTTGTCCTGGTTTGGGAATTTCTTATTAGTACACCAGGCGAAAAACAGAACTTATGTATAATCAGTGTTAAGGCTTGCTTTAGTTTATTTTACCAGCCCGATTTCCAGACCCAGCGAGTCCTGGCAGCACTGCGTTCCTCCCCTACCCGATACCGAGCCCAGTTGGTGTGTACGTGCGTGTTGCACAGTATTGCTCACAGCCCTTGTCTCCCGAGTGTTTGCGGCTGCTCTGAGTCAGCGCAGCCCTGTCCTGCGTCGCCTGCTCAGCGCCGTTCGGTGGAAGGCTTCAGAGGCTGTTAGCAATGCTGGTGTTTGCACGGCTGCCACGGGAGACAGGctggtggggggaaaaaaaaaaaacaacaacacaaaacaccCCTAGTGAAGCCTAAGACAGGTAAGATACGCTTCTTTTTGGCAAGTGAGCGGATTTCAGTAAAGGTGATTTTCTTTGGCAGTCACTGAACTATGACTGTGGGTTTGGATGTGTTGGTGTTTTTCGTTCAGtttcctggagaagctggggaCGTGGCTTTATGCCATCTAGGAGCAAGCTGATG
The genomic region above belongs to Cygnus atratus isolate AKBS03 ecotype Queensland, Australia chromosome 2, CAtr_DNAZoo_HiC_assembly, whole genome shotgun sequence and contains:
- the KLF10 gene encoding Krueppel-like factor 10 isoform X2, whose protein sequence is MGAPRGGEEEEMEMMTEKQRDARYFWNNTPEKSDYEAVEALISMSCNWKSDFKKYADVRPITPASDMSEESDETLLPGAADFNTIPAFCLTPPYSPSDFEMSQVVHPGPPAPPAAHCKSLAEAVKPPLTAPYTEAPLPPAPRPLKAQATSVIRHTADAQLCNHKTCPVRAASVLKYQDGVSRETDSKQSAEAERSAAAPGRVSYESGKLPAAEGKTAEPAGGAEPSTKPAVSRHQSVPGAAQCSALVAPPCPVPGSGAPPVPVICQMVPLPASNSVVTAVVPSTTASQQPALCQPMVFMGAQVPKGAVMFVVPQPVVQSTKAPILSPNGTRLSPIAPAPGFVPSAAKVTPPLDSSRIRSHVCNYPGCGKTYFKSSHLKAHVRTHTGEKPFSCSWKGCERRFARSDELSRHRRTHTGEKKFACPMCERRFMRSDHLTKHARRHLSAKKLPNWQMEVSKLNDIAAPPPSAAAQ
- the KLF10 gene encoding Krueppel-like factor 10 isoform X3 gives rise to the protein MEMMTEKQRDARYFWNNTPEKSDYEAVEALISMSCNWKSDFKKYADVRPITPASDMSEESDETLLPGAADFNTIPAFCLTPPYSPSDFEMSQVVHPGPPAPPAAHCKSLAEAVKPPLTAPYTEAPLPPAPRPLKAQATSVIRHTADAQLCNHKTCPVRAASVLKYQDGVSRETDSKQSAEAERSAAAPGRVSYESGKLPAAEGKTAEPAGGAEPSTKPAVSRHQSVPGAAQCSALVAPPCPVPGSGAPPVPVICQMVPLPASNSVVTAVVPSTTASQQPALCQPMVFMGAQVPKGAVMFVVPQPVVQSTKAPILSPNGTRLSPIAPAPGFVPSAAKVTPPLDSSRIRSHVCNYPGCGKTYFKSSHLKAHVRTHTGEKPFSCSWKGCERRFARSDELSRHRRTHTGEKKFACPMCERRFMRSDHLTKHARRHLSAKKLPNWQMEVSKLNDIAAPPPSAAAQ
- the KLF10 gene encoding Krueppel-like factor 10 isoform X1, with product MGSGEQKAAGGGGGRTAEAAAPVSISRRRHWPAEEEMEMMTEKQRDARYFWNNTPEKSDYEAVEALISMSCNWKSDFKKYADVRPITPASDMSEESDETLLPGAADFNTIPAFCLTPPYSPSDFEMSQVVHPGPPAPPAAHCKSLAEAVKPPLTAPYTEAPLPPAPRPLKAQATSVIRHTADAQLCNHKTCPVRAASVLKYQDGVSRETDSKQSAEAERSAAAPGRVSYESGKLPAAEGKTAEPAGGAEPSTKPAVSRHQSVPGAAQCSALVAPPCPVPGSGAPPVPVICQMVPLPASNSVVTAVVPSTTASQQPALCQPMVFMGAQVPKGAVMFVVPQPVVQSTKAPILSPNGTRLSPIAPAPGFVPSAAKVTPPLDSSRIRSHVCNYPGCGKTYFKSSHLKAHVRTHTGEKPFSCSWKGCERRFARSDELSRHRRTHTGEKKFACPMCERRFMRSDHLTKHARRHLSAKKLPNWQMEVSKLNDIAAPPPSAAAQ